A genomic stretch from Caulobacter sp. FWC2 includes:
- a CDS encoding LacI family DNA-binding transcriptional regulator produces the protein MTTITDVAERAGVSPKTVSRVLNDHNSVSAKTRDRVRAAMTELDYQPSAVARSLRSQGSGSVGVLMGDPSGGYHTRVHHALLVACVETGRHLSVDLSEGPIPGWADRVRAFVRDGGIREMILLPPECDFGPMKELMRELDVRCVLITPTTPDPQFPAIGMDDRAAAREVVEHLFSLGHTRIGHIAGHPDHAASTHRRNGFFEAYAARGLPRPAPELIVGGEFTFKTGLDAARQLLDIDNPPTAIFAANDDMAAATCMEVQRRGLRIPDDVSVVGFDDAPIAGVIWPTLTTIRQPFDQMALRAMHTFAAWSANEGAGKTNTPFLAQHSLVVRESTGPARSGPPPRRKT, from the coding sequence ATGACGACGATCACCGACGTGGCCGAACGGGCGGGCGTTTCACCCAAGACCGTCTCCCGCGTTCTCAACGATCACAACAGTGTCAGCGCCAAGACGCGCGACCGTGTCCGTGCGGCCATGACCGAGCTGGACTATCAGCCCAGCGCCGTGGCCCGCAGCCTGCGCTCGCAGGGGTCCGGTTCTGTGGGCGTGCTGATGGGCGACCCGTCCGGCGGCTACCACACCCGCGTCCACCACGCCCTGCTGGTGGCCTGCGTCGAGACCGGCCGCCACCTGTCGGTCGACCTGTCCGAGGGCCCGATTCCCGGCTGGGCCGACCGCGTCCGCGCCTTCGTCCGCGACGGCGGCATCCGCGAGATGATCCTGCTGCCGCCGGAATGCGACTTCGGCCCGATGAAGGAGCTGATGCGCGAGCTGGACGTGCGCTGCGTGCTGATCACGCCAACCACGCCCGACCCGCAGTTCCCCGCCATCGGCATGGACGACCGCGCCGCCGCGCGCGAGGTCGTCGAGCACCTGTTCTCGCTGGGCCACACCCGCATCGGCCACATCGCCGGCCACCCGGACCACGCCGCCAGCACGCACCGCCGCAATGGCTTCTTCGAGGCCTATGCCGCCCGGGGCCTGCCGCGCCCGGCGCCCGAGCTGATCGTCGGCGGCGAGTTCACCTTCAAGACCGGTCTCGACGCGGCCCGCCAGCTGCTGGACATCGACAATCCGCCGACCGCGATCTTCGCCGCCAATGACGACATGGCCGCCGCCACCTGCATGGAAGTGCAGCGCCGGGGCCTGCGGATTCCGGACGACGTCTCGGTGGTCGGCTTCGACGACGCCCCGATCGCGGGCGTCATCTGGCCGACCCTGACCACGATCCGCCAGCCCTTCGACCAGATGGCCCTGCGCGCGATGCACACGTTCGCCGCCTGGAGCGCCAACGAAGGCGCCGGCAAGACCAACACCCCTTTCCTCGCGCAGCACAGCCTGGTGGTGCGTGAGTCCACCGGTCCAGCCCGGAGCGGCCCGCCGCCCCGGCGAAAGACTTGA
- a CDS encoding beta-glucosidase — MTRTTWRGLRLALLIGASASVLTAAPALADAAKKPVAAKPAHAWLNAKLSADARADLALKAMTNDEKFTVIFGYFGSDMKPKYTRHKDSHDASAGYVAGVPRLGIPGQWQTDAGVGVATQGSHQDLRPRTALPSGLATAATWNPELAFKGGAMIGKEARDSGFNVQLAGGVNLMREPRNGRNFEYGGEDPWLAGAMVAAQIKGIQSNHIISTIKHYALNGQETGRFVVSSNIDDAAARTSDLLAFQFAIEQSDPHSVMCAYNRVNGDYACENDWLLNTVLKKDWGYKGYVMSDWGADHSSAKAANAGLDQESAGDAFDKQPFFAAPLKADLAAGKVSQARIDDMARRVLRAMFASGLVDHPVVNPAPVDLPAATLAAHAKITQADAEEGIVLLKNDGDLLPLAKTAKTIAVIGAHADVGVLSGGGSSQVYPVGGRAVKGLEPATWPGPVIYYPSSPLKALQARYPGAKVVYDDGTDAARAAKLAAASDLAVVFADQWTTESQDVLDLNLPRNQEATIDAVASANKKTVVVLITGGPVVMPWLDKVGAVVEAWFPGTSGGEAIARVLTGEVDATGRLPISFPRSVADLPRPKLDGVGKPEGEMFDVDYNLEGAAVGYKWYDLKKIEPLFPFGHGLSYTKFAYANLTASAAGDKVTVSFDVKNVGARAGKDVPQVYVSPKAGGWEAPKRLAGFKKVSLAPGATQRVTLSVDPRLLAVWDSKAHGWSIAAGQYDIALGSSSRALSSTAQVTLAARSLPVSPTGK, encoded by the coding sequence ATGACTCGGACGACCTGGCGGGGCCTGCGGCTCGCTCTGCTGATCGGCGCTTCTGCCTCAGTGCTGACCGCTGCTCCGGCCTTGGCCGACGCCGCCAAGAAGCCCGTCGCCGCCAAGCCGGCCCATGCGTGGCTGAACGCCAAGCTCTCCGCCGACGCCCGCGCCGACCTGGCGCTGAAGGCGATGACCAACGACGAGAAGTTCACGGTTATCTTTGGCTACTTCGGCTCGGACATGAAGCCGAAGTACACGCGCCACAAGGACTCGCATGACGCCTCGGCCGGCTATGTCGCGGGCGTGCCGCGCCTGGGTATCCCCGGCCAGTGGCAGACCGACGCCGGCGTCGGCGTCGCCACCCAGGGCAGCCACCAGGACCTGCGTCCGCGCACCGCCCTGCCCTCGGGCCTGGCCACCGCGGCCACCTGGAACCCCGAGCTCGCCTTCAAGGGCGGCGCGATGATCGGCAAGGAAGCCCGCGACTCCGGCTTCAACGTCCAGCTGGCCGGCGGCGTGAACTTGATGCGCGAGCCGCGCAACGGTCGGAACTTCGAATATGGCGGCGAGGATCCCTGGCTGGCCGGCGCGATGGTCGCCGCCCAGATCAAGGGCATCCAGTCCAACCACATCATCTCGACGATCAAGCACTACGCCCTGAACGGCCAGGAGACCGGCCGCTTCGTGGTCAGCAGCAACATCGACGACGCCGCCGCCCGCACCTCGGACCTGCTGGCCTTCCAGTTCGCCATCGAGCAGTCGGACCCGCACTCGGTGATGTGCGCCTACAACCGCGTCAACGGCGACTATGCCTGCGAGAACGACTGGCTGCTGAACACCGTCCTGAAGAAGGACTGGGGTTACAAGGGCTATGTCATGTCGGACTGGGGCGCCGACCACTCGTCGGCCAAGGCGGCCAATGCCGGCCTCGACCAGGAATCGGCCGGCGACGCCTTCGACAAGCAGCCCTTCTTCGCCGCGCCGCTGAAGGCCGACCTGGCCGCCGGCAAGGTGAGCCAGGCCCGCATCGACGACATGGCCCGCCGCGTGCTGCGCGCCATGTTCGCCAGCGGCCTCGTCGACCATCCGGTGGTCAACCCGGCGCCGGTCGACCTGCCGGCCGCCACCCTGGCCGCCCACGCCAAGATCACCCAGGCCGACGCCGAGGAAGGCATCGTCCTGCTGAAGAACGACGGCGATCTCCTGCCCCTGGCCAAGACCGCCAAGACCATCGCCGTGATCGGCGCCCACGCGGACGTCGGCGTGCTGTCGGGCGGCGGCTCCTCGCAGGTCTATCCGGTCGGCGGCCGCGCGGTGAAAGGCCTTGAGCCGGCGACCTGGCCGGGCCCGGTGATCTACTATCCGTCCTCGCCGCTGAAGGCCCTGCAGGCCCGCTATCCCGGCGCCAAGGTCGTCTACGACGACGGTACGGACGCCGCCCGCGCCGCCAAGCTGGCCGCCGCCAGCGATCTGGCCGTGGTCTTCGCCGACCAGTGGACCACCGAGTCGCAGGACGTGCTCGACCTGAACCTGCCGCGCAACCAGGAGGCCACGATCGACGCCGTGGCCTCAGCCAACAAGAAGACGGTGGTCGTGCTGATCACCGGCGGTCCGGTGGTCATGCCCTGGCTCGACAAGGTCGGCGCCGTGGTCGAGGCCTGGTTCCCGGGCACGTCAGGCGGCGAGGCCATCGCCCGCGTCCTGACCGGCGAGGTCGACGCCACCGGCCGCCTGCCCATCAGCTTCCCCAGGAGCGTGGCCGACCTGCCGCGTCCGAAGCTGGACGGCGTCGGCAAGCCCGAAGGCGAGATGTTCGATGTCGACTACAACCTCGAAGGCGCCGCCGTCGGCTACAAGTGGTACGACCTCAAGAAGATCGAGCCGCTGTTCCCGTTCGGCCACGGCCTGTCCTACACCAAGTTCGCCTACGCCAACCTCACGGCCAGCGCCGCCGGCGACAAGGTCACGGTCAGCTTCGACGTCAAGAACGTCGGGGCCCGCGCCGGCAAGGACGTGCCGCAGGTCTACGTCTCCCCGAAGGCTGGTGGCTGGGAAGCGCCCAAGCGGCTGGCCGGCTTCAAGAAGGTCTCCCTCGCCCCCGGCGCCACGCAGCGCGTGACCCTGAGCGTCGACCCGCGCCTGCTGGCGGTCTGGGACAGCAAGGCCCACGGCTGGTCGATCGCGGCCGGCCAGTACGACATCGCCCTGGGCTCTTCGTCCCGGGCTCTCTCCTCCACCGCCCAGGTCACCCTGGCGGCCCGGAGCCTGCCGGTTTCCCCGACAGGTAAGTGA
- a CDS encoding fatty acid--CoA ligase, with amino-acid sequence MAEAIDFDRMRTLGDVARYHAEARPEEVAFSFEGRDTTFADFDRHTSQVAAALMAAGLSTGDRIAYVGKNSDHYFELLIGAAKAGVVTTPIGWRLAAAEIAYIVGDSEARMVFVGPELIGHIEAVAAELTDRPVVVAMEADGAGQHPSFQAWRVAQSDADAHKPIATSDIAIQLYTSGTTGRPKGAMLTHDNLLAMRRAAAKDPLDWNRWGPDDVSLVAMPVAHIGGTGWGLVGLLNGAKGVVAREFDPFKVLDYLEKDHVSKMFMVPAALQIVVRQPRAREVDYSRLTHILYGAAPIPLDLLRECMEVFGCGFVQQYGMTETTGTVVYLPPEDHDPAGNQRMRAAGLPMPGVEIKVIDEAGNSVLTGVVGEVAVRSPANMAGYWKLADATAKTIDTDGWLRTGDAGYLDEDGYLFIHDRVKDMIISGGENIYPAEVESAVYGHPHVAEVAVIGVPDDKWGEAVKAVVAAKPGVTPDADDIIAFARTRIAGFKAPKSVDFVAALPRNASGKILRRELRAPYWEGRERQVN; translated from the coding sequence ATGGCGGAAGCGATCGATTTCGACCGCATGCGGACCCTGGGCGACGTCGCCCGCTATCACGCGGAGGCGCGGCCGGAAGAGGTCGCCTTCAGCTTCGAGGGGCGCGACACGACCTTCGCCGACTTCGACCGGCATACCAGCCAGGTGGCCGCCGCCCTGATGGCCGCAGGGCTGTCGACCGGCGACCGCATCGCCTATGTCGGCAAGAACAGCGACCACTATTTCGAGCTGCTGATCGGGGCCGCCAAGGCCGGGGTGGTGACTACGCCGATCGGCTGGCGCCTGGCGGCGGCCGAGATTGCCTACATCGTCGGCGACAGCGAGGCCAGGATGGTCTTCGTGGGTCCCGAGCTGATCGGCCACATCGAGGCGGTCGCCGCCGAGCTGACCGACCGGCCTGTGGTCGTGGCCATGGAGGCGGACGGCGCGGGCCAGCATCCGAGCTTCCAAGCCTGGCGCGTCGCCCAGTCCGACGCCGACGCCCACAAGCCGATCGCGACCTCTGACATCGCCATCCAGCTCTACACCTCGGGCACCACGGGGCGGCCCAAGGGCGCGATGCTGACCCACGACAACCTGCTGGCCATGCGCCGCGCGGCGGCCAAGGATCCGCTGGACTGGAACCGCTGGGGACCGGACGACGTCAGCCTCGTCGCCATGCCGGTCGCCCATATCGGCGGCACCGGCTGGGGGCTCGTCGGCCTGCTGAACGGCGCCAAGGGCGTGGTGGCGCGCGAGTTCGATCCGTTCAAGGTGCTGGACTATCTCGAGAAGGACCACGTCTCGAAGATGTTCATGGTGCCGGCGGCGCTGCAGATCGTCGTGCGCCAGCCCCGGGCGCGCGAGGTCGACTATTCGCGCCTGACCCACATCCTATACGGCGCCGCGCCCATCCCGCTGGACCTGCTGCGCGAGTGCATGGAGGTGTTCGGCTGCGGCTTCGTCCAGCAGTACGGCATGACCGAGACGACCGGCACGGTCGTCTATCTGCCGCCCGAGGACCATGACCCGGCCGGCAACCAGCGCATGCGCGCGGCGGGCCTGCCGATGCCGGGCGTCGAGATCAAGGTGATCGACGAGGCGGGAAACAGCGTTCTGACCGGCGTGGTGGGCGAGGTCGCCGTGCGCTCACCGGCCAACATGGCCGGCTACTGGAAGCTGGCCGACGCGACCGCCAAGACCATCGACACCGACGGCTGGCTGCGCACCGGAGACGCGGGCTACCTCGACGAGGACGGCTATCTGTTCATCCACGACCGGGTGAAGGACATGATCATCTCGGGCGGGGAGAACATCTATCCGGCCGAGGTGGAGAGCGCCGTCTATGGTCATCCGCACGTGGCCGAGGTGGCGGTGATCGGCGTGCCCGACGACAAGTGGGGCGAGGCGGTCAAGGCGGTGGTCGCGGCCAAGCCCGGCGTGACCCCGGACGCCGACGACATCATCGCCTTCGCCCGTACGCGGATAGCAGGCTTCAAGGCGCCCAAGAGCGTGGACTTCGTGGCGGCCCTGCCGCGCAACGCCTCGGGCAAGATCCTGCGCCGGGAACTGCGGGCGCCGTACTGGGAAGGGCGCGAGCGGCAGGTGAACTAA
- a CDS encoding copper resistance protein B has translation MIVLQHEHHQQAPDPHAGHDMSAMKPAAEAKPPAIQTDHAAERFYSPESMAAARAQLMKEHGGMAVWTVRADTLEYRARDGADAQAFEGEAWWGNDASKWVVKARGERTDGEGWEKGETEVLKAWPVGPYFDLQAGLRYDLAPKGRSYAAVGFEGLAPYWFELQGTVYLSDQGKVSARGEASYDLRLTQKLILQPRVEADLAEAGAGKLEGGLRLRYEITREFAPYVGIVRERAFGPAVVAGERAGSTAVVIGVRAWR, from the coding sequence ATGATCGTCCTCCAGCACGAACATCATCAGCAGGCGCCGGACCCGCACGCCGGCCACGATATGTCGGCGATGAAGCCAGCCGCCGAGGCCAAGCCGCCGGCGATCCAGACCGACCACGCCGCCGAGCGCTTCTACAGTCCCGAGTCGATGGCTGCCGCCCGCGCCCAACTGATGAAGGAGCACGGCGGCATGGCGGTGTGGACCGTCCGCGCCGACACCCTGGAATACCGCGCGCGCGACGGCGCCGACGCCCAGGCCTTCGAGGGCGAGGCCTGGTGGGGAAACGACGCCTCCAAGTGGGTCGTGAAGGCGCGCGGTGAGCGCACCGACGGCGAAGGCTGGGAAAAGGGCGAGACCGAGGTGCTGAAGGCCTGGCCGGTCGGACCCTATTTCGATCTCCAGGCCGGGCTTCGCTACGACCTGGCGCCCAAGGGCCGGAGCTACGCGGCCGTCGGCTTCGAGGGCCTGGCCCCGTACTGGTTCGAACTGCAGGGGACCGTCTACCTGTCCGACCAGGGCAAGGTGTCGGCGCGGGGCGAGGCGTCCTACGACCTGCGCCTGACCCAGAAGCTGATCCTCCAGCCGCGCGTGGAGGCGGACCTCGCCGAAGCCGGCGCCGGCAAGCTCGAGGGTGGGCTTCGCCTGCGTTACGAGATCACGCGTGAGTTCGCGCCCTATGTCGGGATTGTGCGCGAGCGGGCGTTCGGTCCGGCCGTGGTCGCCGGCGAACGGGCCGGCAGCACGGCGGTGGTGATCGGCGTTCGCGCCTGGCGCTGA
- a CDS encoding copper resistance system multicopper oxidase yields MIDRRTLMRGALGLGAVGLLPDWALASEGARSPVALSGEAIKLTVGHAMAKIDGRSGHAALVNGTIPGPLIRLKEGQRVRIAVTNTLDEDTSIHWHGLLVPFQMDGVPGVSFPGIKPGETFTYDFPVRQAGTYWWHSHSGLQEQIGHYGPMIIDPAGEDPIPYDREHVVVLSDWSFLHPHELYRKLKVNAGHFNMQKQTVAGLLAGQDQALKDRVDWGRMRMDPTDIADVTGSVYTYLVNGHGPGDNWTGLFSPGERVRLRFINSAAMTIFNVRIPGLSLEVVATDGQPVVPVAVDEFQIAPAETFDVIVRPIEDKAFTLVAEASDRSGMARATLAPRLGMSAAVPPLRKRPLATMTDMGMGNMHHGMDMPGMDMSIRSQANAPNVPLTPGVQTISPMPMDRMDQPPQGLEDVGHTVLRYADLANLHPPTDPRPPGRTMEIHLTGNMERFMWAFDGEAFGPIKKPIAFQRDERVRVVLINDTMMAHPIHLHGHFFELVNGQDRQPLKHTVNVVPGGKVAFDLTASEPGDWAFHCHLLLHMHAGMFNVVTVRPLA; encoded by the coding sequence ATGATCGATCGAAGGACCTTGATGCGCGGCGCCCTGGGCCTCGGTGCGGTCGGCCTGCTGCCCGATTGGGCGCTGGCCAGCGAGGGCGCGCGGTCTCCGGTGGCTCTGTCGGGCGAGGCGATCAAGCTCACCGTCGGCCACGCCATGGCGAAGATCGACGGCCGCAGCGGCCACGCCGCGCTCGTCAACGGCACCATCCCCGGCCCGCTGATCCGGCTGAAGGAAGGCCAGCGCGTCCGCATCGCGGTGACCAACACGCTGGACGAAGACACCTCGATCCACTGGCATGGCCTGCTCGTCCCGTTCCAGATGGACGGCGTGCCGGGCGTCAGCTTCCCGGGCATCAAGCCGGGCGAGACCTTCACCTACGACTTCCCCGTCCGCCAGGCCGGGACCTACTGGTGGCACAGCCATTCAGGCCTGCAGGAGCAGATCGGCCACTACGGCCCGATGATCATCGACCCGGCGGGCGAGGACCCTATTCCCTATGACCGCGAGCACGTGGTGGTGCTGTCGGACTGGAGCTTCCTGCATCCGCACGAGCTGTACCGTAAGCTCAAGGTCAATGCCGGCCACTTCAACATGCAGAAGCAGACCGTGGCCGGTCTCCTCGCGGGCCAGGATCAGGCGCTAAAGGATCGCGTCGACTGGGGCCGGATGCGGATGGACCCGACCGACATCGCCGACGTCACCGGCTCGGTCTACACCTACCTCGTCAACGGCCACGGTCCGGGCGACAACTGGACGGGCCTGTTCTCGCCGGGCGAGCGGGTGCGGCTGCGGTTCATCAATTCCGCAGCCATGACGATCTTCAATGTCCGGATCCCGGGCCTCTCCCTGGAGGTCGTGGCGACCGACGGCCAGCCGGTCGTTCCGGTCGCCGTCGACGAGTTCCAGATCGCCCCGGCCGAGACCTTCGACGTCATTGTCCGTCCCATCGAGGACAAGGCCTTCACCCTGGTCGCGGAGGCCTCGGATCGTTCAGGGATGGCCCGCGCCACCCTGGCGCCGCGCCTGGGGATGTCCGCCGCCGTGCCGCCACTGCGCAAGCGTCCCCTGGCGACGATGACAGACATGGGCATGGGGAACATGCACCACGGGATGGACATGCCGGGCATGGACATGTCGATCCGGTCCCAGGCCAACGCGCCCAACGTGCCGCTGACGCCGGGCGTCCAGACGATCTCGCCAATGCCGATGGACCGCATGGACCAACCGCCGCAAGGGCTGGAGGATGTCGGCCACACGGTGCTGCGCTACGCCGACCTCGCCAACCTGCATCCGCCGACCGATCCGCGACCACCGGGCCGCACGATGGAGATCCATCTGACCGGCAACATGGAGCGGTTCATGTGGGCGTTCGACGGCGAGGCGTTCGGGCCCATCAAGAAGCCGATCGCCTTCCAGCGCGACGAGCGGGTCCGCGTGGTGCTGATCAACGACACCATGATGGCCCACCCGATCCACCTGCACGGCCACTTCTTCGAACTGGTCAACGGCCAGGACCGCCAGCCGCTGAAGCACACGGTCAATGTGGTGCCGGGCGGCAAGGTCGCCTTCGACCTGACGGCTAGCGAGCCCGGCGATTGGGCTTTCCACTGCCACCTGCTGCTGCACATGCATGCGGGGATGTTCAACGTCGTCACCGTGCGGCCGCTCGCATGA
- the ybaK gene encoding Cys-tRNA(Pro) deacylase, with product MSKSTPATIALSKAGVAFDLHTYDYDPGSERVGLQAAEALGEDPRRVLKTLIVMLDGKPACAILPSDKEVSMKKLAAALKGKSAAMAPVPEAERITGYKVGGVSPFGQKKRLPTVMEEAALSEPYVFINGGQRGLQVKLAPADAVKALGAVTAAIVSE from the coding sequence ATGTCCAAGAGCACCCCCGCCACGATCGCACTGAGCAAGGCCGGCGTCGCGTTCGACCTGCATACGTACGACTACGACCCCGGCTCGGAGCGGGTGGGCCTGCAGGCCGCCGAAGCCCTGGGCGAAGACCCCCGCCGGGTGCTCAAGACCCTGATCGTCATGCTGGACGGCAAGCCCGCCTGCGCCATCCTGCCCTCGGACAAGGAGGTCAGCATGAAGAAGCTGGCCGCCGCCCTCAAGGGCAAGTCGGCGGCCATGGCCCCGGTCCCCGAGGCCGAGCGGATCACCGGCTACAAGGTCGGCGGCGTCAGCCCCTTCGGCCAGAAGAAGCGCCTGCCGACCGTGATGGAAGAGGCCGCCCTGAGCGAGCCCTACGTCTTCATCAACGGCGGCCAGCGCGGCCTGCAGGTGAAGCTGGCGCCGGCCGACGCGGTGAAGGCCCTGGGCGCTGTTACGGCGGCGATCGTTTCGGAGTAG
- a CDS encoding alpha/beta fold hydrolase: MSQQSIPSQASLRRAEIGDVSIFYREAGDPDRPTILLLHGFPTSSHQFRHLIPRLADRYHVVAPDLPGFGFTTAPEDFDYSFASLAKAMEAFTDAIGIDRYAIYIFDYGAPVGLRLALARPDAIAAIISQNGNAYAEGLSDGWAPTRAFWADPSPVNREGMRGMFTLETTRWQYTHGAPDETQVEPEGYWLDYALMSRPGNANIQLDLIADYQSNVALYPRFHQYFRERQPPLLAVWGAKDPFFLPAGAEAFQRDLPQAEVQFLDTGHFALETHGAEIAASIRDFLDRRVR; the protein is encoded by the coding sequence ATGTCCCAACAATCCATCCCGTCCCAGGCCAGCCTGAGGCGCGCCGAAATCGGCGACGTCTCGATCTTCTACCGTGAAGCCGGCGATCCCGATCGCCCGACGATCCTGCTGCTGCACGGCTTTCCAACCTCTTCGCACCAGTTTCGCCATCTGATCCCGCGCCTGGCCGATCGCTATCACGTGGTCGCGCCTGACCTGCCAGGGTTTGGCTTCACGACCGCGCCGGAGGACTTCGACTACAGCTTCGCGAGCCTGGCCAAGGCCATGGAGGCCTTCACCGACGCGATCGGGATCGACCGCTACGCGATCTACATCTTCGACTATGGCGCGCCGGTGGGGCTGCGTCTGGCGCTGGCCCGGCCGGACGCCATCGCGGCGATCATCTCGCAGAACGGCAACGCCTACGCGGAGGGGCTGAGCGACGGTTGGGCGCCGACCCGGGCCTTCTGGGCCGATCCCTCGCCAGTCAATCGCGAGGGCATGCGCGGCATGTTCACCCTGGAGACGACGCGCTGGCAATACACGCACGGGGCGCCGGACGAGACCCAGGTGGAGCCGGAAGGCTACTGGCTCGACTACGCGCTGATGTCGCGGCCCGGAAACGCCAACATCCAGCTCGACCTGATCGCCGACTACCAGAGCAACGTCGCGCTCTATCCGCGCTTCCATCAGTACTTCCGCGAGCGGCAGCCGCCGCTCCTGGCTGTCTGGGGCGCGAAGGATCCGTTCTTCCTGCCGGCCGGCGCGGAAGCCTTCCAGCGGGATCTGCCGCAGGCCGAGGTCCAGTTCCTCGACACGGGCCATTTCGCCCTCGAGACCCACGGCGCTGAAATCGCCGCCTCCATTCGCGACTTCTTGGACCGGCGGGTGCGATAG
- a CDS encoding isochorismatase family protein: MTTSPKQKASVLPTGGGAALLDPADAVILLLDHQSGLFQTVKDISVADLRRNVEMVARLATLLNIPVITTASEPAGSNGPLMPEIHELAPHAVYVPRKGEVNAWDNGDFVGQVQATGRKTLIMAGVWTSVCVMFPALDAVVAGYDVYAVVDASGDPSEMASRTSLARFVQGGVKPISANALLSELHRTWARPEAAELAKLYGLAAPNYAAVMESFQKAQAVARANA, translated from the coding sequence ATGACGACGTCGCCGAAACAAAAAGCCAGCGTCCTGCCCACCGGCGGTGGCGCGGCGCTCCTGGATCCCGCCGATGCGGTGATCCTGTTGCTGGATCACCAGTCGGGTCTCTTCCAGACGGTCAAGGATATCTCCGTGGCGGACCTTCGACGCAACGTCGAGATGGTCGCGCGCCTCGCCACGCTGCTGAACATCCCGGTGATCACGACGGCGTCCGAGCCCGCCGGCTCCAACGGTCCGCTGATGCCCGAGATCCACGAATTGGCGCCGCACGCCGTCTACGTGCCGCGAAAGGGCGAGGTGAACGCCTGGGACAACGGCGACTTCGTCGGTCAGGTCCAGGCCACCGGCCGCAAGACCCTGATCATGGCCGGCGTCTGGACCAGTGTCTGCGTCATGTTCCCGGCCTTGGACGCGGTGGTCGCCGGCTACGACGTCTATGCCGTGGTCGACGCCTCGGGCGACCCCAGCGAAATGGCTTCGCGCACCAGTCTCGCCCGCTTCGTTCAGGGCGGGGTCAAGCCGATCTCCGCCAACGCGCTGCTGAGCGAGCTGCACCGCACCTGGGCGCGCCCGGAAGCGGCCGAGCTCGCCAAGCTCTATGGCCTGGCCGCGCCGAACTACGCCGCGGTCATGGAGAGCTTCCAGAAGGCCCAGGCCGTCGCCCGGGCCAACGCCTAG